The sequence below is a genomic window from Haemophilus pittmaniae.
TCTGTGTGGTTACTTTAGAATTTGCACCGGTCTGGTTAGGTTTCCTTGGCTTGAAAAAATGGTTTAACAAACTTAATAAAGTGATGTTCTTCATCATTGCATTAGGTGCCCTCTTACCAATGATGCACCAATCCTCAATGGGTTCATTAATGATCGTTGCCGGTCATAAAGTTCATCCGGTATGGCAAAGCTATGAAGTGTTACCAATACTTTCATTGCTTACCGCCTTTATCATGGGTTTCTCCATTGTAATTTTTGAAGGCTCCTTAGTTAAAGCGGGTCTTGCCGGTAAAACCCCTGACGAACGCCATTTATTCAGCCAATTGGCCAAAGTTACTGCCGGCTTAATTAGCTGTTTCCTATTAGTACGTTTTGGCGAATTAATTTATCATGACAAACTTCACTATGTGCTTGGTTTCGATAAATTGCATAATTTTGAAGCTTGGATGTTCTGGATGGAAATTTGGTTAATGGTATTACCATTACTAACCCTTTTCCTCGGGGAAAAACGCTCAGACGCTCGTTGGCTATTTATTTCCGCATTAAGCATGTTGCTTGGCGCAGCCCTTTGGCGGATGAACTACTCGCTGATCATGTATGATCCGGGTAATGGCTATGAATATTTCCCATCGGCACAAGAATTGTTAATTTCAATTGGTTTCGTTTCTATCGAAGTTTGTGCCTATATTTTAATTGTACGTCTATTCCCTGTATTACCGGTGTTTAAAGAAAAACACACAGAGGAATCGGAACAAATTATTGCCGAAAAAGCGGCATTCAGTAAAAAAGTTAGCGGAGCAGAATAATGACTGAAAAACAACGTATCTCAATCGACCCGATCACTCGTATTGAAGGTCATTTACGTATTGATTGTGAAATTGAAAACGGCAAAGTGACCAATGCTTGGTCCTCCGGCACAATGTGGCGTGGTATGGAAAATATCGTAAAAGGTGCCGATCCCCGTGATGCGTGGATGATTATGCAACGGATTTGCGGTGTTTGTACCACGGTTCATGCCATTATTAGCGTACGCGCTGTTGAAGATGCGATCGGTGCTAAAGTGCCAGTTAACGCTCAATATATTCGTAATATGATTTTGGCAGCTCACAATATCCATGACCATATTGTGCACTTCTATCAACTCTCCGCAATGGACTGGGTAGATATCACTGCCGCACTTCAAGCGGATCCGGAAAAAGCTGCGGAAATGTTAAAAGGTGTTTCCACATGGTCATTAAATAGTGCCAATGAATTCCGCAATGTGCAGAAAAAAGTCCAGGCGTTGGTCGACAGCGGACAATTAGGCATTTTTGCCAACGGTTACTTTGGTCACCCGGCAATGAAATTACCGCCAGAAGTCAACTTAATCGCCGTAGCTCACTATCTGCAAGCATTGGAATGTCAACGTGACGCTAACCGCGTAGTCGCATTATTAGGCGGTAAAACACCACATATCCAAAACTTGGCAATTGGTGGTGTAGCAAACCCTATTAACTTAGATTCGCAAGCAGTGCTTAATTTAGAGCGCTTAATGTTTGTAAAATCCTGTATCGACCGTCTAACAGACTTCATCAATCAGGTATATAAAGTCGATGCGGCCGTATTCGGGGCTTACTATCCGGAATGGTTTGAATTGGGTAAAACTTCAGGTAACTACCTCTCCGTACCGGAATATCCAATTGATGCTAATAACTCCGTATTTATGCTCAAAGGCGGTTATGTTGAAAATTATGGTCTTGGTACTTTCCGTGAAATCACCCAACAAAAAGATGACTTCGTTGTAAAAGGCATTAAAGAAAGTGGTAAACACGCTTGGTATGAAGATGATCAACCATTAGAACCTTGGGCCGGTTTAACTCGTCCAAAATACACCGGTTGGCAAGATGATGGTAAATACTCTTGGGTTAAATCACCAACTTTCTACGGTAAAGTGGTCGAAGTGGGTCCATTAGCCTACTTGATGACCGGTATTGCAGCCAACGACAAACCAACAATGACTCACTTCAATGAGATAAAAGCGCTGTATCAAACCCTAACCGGCAAAGAGTTAAGTGTTGATGCATTGCATTCCACTATGGGACGAATCATTGGCCGTACAGTACATTGCTGTGCAATTAACGATATCCTTGGTGCACAATGGCAAATGCTAATCGACAATATCGGTAAAGGCGATGAAGTGGCTTACTTAAAAACTGAAATTCCACAAAGCGGTGAATTCCGTGGTGTAGGCTTCGGTGAAGTGCCACGCGGTATGCTTTCCCACTGGGTTGTCATCAAAGACGGTAAAATCGAAAACTATCAAGCGGTGGTACCATCTACTTGGAACTCTGGCCCGCGTAATGAAAATGACGAAATGGGACCTTATGAGCTTTCCATTATCGGTACACCAATTGCGGATCCAAGCAAACCATTGGAAGTGGTACGTACTATTCACTCCTTTGACCCTTGCATGTCTTGTGCCGTACACGTGGTGAACACGGAAAACGGTGAAGTAACTGAAGTGAAGGTTCTCTAATGAAGCCGCTGATTTTAGGCATAGGCAATATCTTGTTGGGCGATGAAGGCATTGGCGTGCGCATCGCCCAACAGCTTGAAGAAAATCCGTCCATAACTGCAGAATTTGATGTAGTTGACGGCGGTACCTGTGGAATGGAATTGCTGGACCTAATGGCCAATCGACAACATATCATTGTGATCGATGCGGTATTAGCCAATAAAGCACCAGGTGAAATCATCACACTTTACGATGAGCAGGTACCGACATTTTTCTCCCGTAAAATCTCACCCCATCAATTGGGTTTGTGCGATGTACTTTCTGCCTTAAAATTAACCGACGAGTTTCCAAGCCATTTATGCCTCATCGGTATCCAGCCGGAAACTTTAGAGCCACAAATGACACTAAGTCAAACGGTGCAAAATGCCTTTCCGGCCATTTTCACTGCTCTACGCCAAGCCGCCACAGGCTATGGTTTAAACTTTAATCAATAATGGGGCTTATGCCCCTTTTTAAATTTATGTATCGACACGAAACAACTGCTGCCCCAAATGCACCAGCAACTCAAATTGTTGGTTTTGAAGATAATCCTAGTGAATTATTTTTACAGGAAATGCAAAAAACCGTACCCAATATGCAAGATCTCCCCTTCTATCGTCAGGGTATTGAATGTTTTTGTCCGAAATTTGTACTCTTTGAAGAACAATGGATCGGTACGGTTCTGACCCCTTGGATGATAAGTGTTTTGGTGCTCCCAGGCCCAGGACAAACTTGGGAAGCGCGTGAGTTAGGCGATAAATTAAATATACAACTACCGTATAAAGCCCTGACTTTTACCGTTAGCGGTTTGGAACAAATTCCACAATATTTAAGCTGCTCCCTGCAATCACCGCTCGATCCCGGGCTTTCTAACCAGCAGGCCAAGCAATTGACCCAAGATTGTTTGCGTATGGTACTTTCCATCAACGCTGAGCAGCCGAAACTCAACCAAAACCGCCGCAATCTATTTCAAGCTATGTTAAAATAAGCGCATTTTTCAAATGGAGTGAATATTATGTGTTTAGGCGTTCCGGGCCAAATCGTCGAAATCGGTGATAGTGCCCTGCAATTAGCTACAGTTGATGTCTGTGGCGTACAACGGGAAGTGAATATTTCATTGATCTGTGACCAAGATCCAGCTGAGCTACTACATAAATGGGTATTGGTGCATGTTGGATTTGCCATGAGCATAATTGATGAGGAAGAAGCTAAAGAGACGCAAAATGCACTCTTGGCAATGAGTCAATTAGAGCACGAAGTCGGTGATTTTCTCGGCTTAAATCAACGCTAAAAAAGGGGGGCGAATGTGACATCAAACGCCCCTTCGATTTTAAGAATTTTTCTAAAAATCAACTATAACCCATTGATTTTATTATAACTATTAAAAAAACTGAAAAAATGTGACGTTTTCTGTTTCGAGCTTGTAACTTTGTCCTTTTATCAAATAAAAAACCGCGCTCTAAGGGCGCGGTTTTCTTTTGAACGATATGATTATTCGTCGATAGTACGTAATAATTCGTTAATACCAACTTTACCTAAGGTTTTGGCATCCACTTTTTTCACGATGACTGCACAGTACAGGCTATATTTACCACATTTAGACGGTAAGCTACCGGAAACCACAACAGAGCCCGCAGGAACACGGCCGTAATGAATTTCACCGGTTTCGCGATCATAGATTTTGGTGGATTGGCCGATAAATACGCCCATGGAGATCACACAACCATCTTCCACAATCACCCCTTCAACCACTTCGGAGCGAGCACCGATAAAGCAGTTATCACCGATGATGGTTGGGTTTGCTTGTAACGGCTCTAATACACCACCGATACCCACGCCACCGGATAAATGCACATTTTTACCGATTTGAGCACAAGATCCAACGGTTGCCCAAGTATCTACCATTGTACCTTCGCCCACATAAGCGCCGATATTGACATAAGAAGGCATCAATACCGTATTTTTCGCGATGTATGCACCTTTACGTACTGTTGCAGAAGGCACTACGCGGAAACCTTCCTGTTGGAAACGTTCTTCGGTGTAATCGGCAAATTTTAAAGCTACTTTGTCATAATATTTGGTTTCAGCACCGTCGATAAGTTGGTTATCATTGATACGGAAAGAAAGCAATACCGCTTTTTTCAGCCATTGGTGAGTCACCCATTCACCATCGATTTTCTCAGCAACACGATATTTACCGCAATCTAAGCCTTCGATGACTTCTTCAATTGCTACACGGGTTTGCGCATCTACGGTTTTCGGGGTAATTTCAGCGCGCTTTTCAAA
It includes:
- the hybB gene encoding Ni/Fe-hydrogenase cytochrome b subunit translates to MSNPRPVGGRLISAAIIFFAPLAVICAVLILKRLVFGIGSVTALNGGYPWGLWIAFDLLVGTGFACGGWALAWTVYIFNKGKYHGLVRPALLASLFGYSLGGLSITIDMGRYWHLPYFYVPGQFNTNSVLFETAFCMTVYICVVTLEFAPVWLGFLGLKKWFNKLNKVMFFIIALGALLPMMHQSSMGSLMIVAGHKVHPVWQSYEVLPILSLLTAFIMGFSIVIFEGSLVKAGLAGKTPDERHLFSQLAKVTAGLISCFLLVRFGELIYHDKLHYVLGFDKLHNFEAWMFWMEIWLMVLPLLTLFLGEKRSDARWLFISALSMLLGAALWRMNYSLIMYDPGNGYEYFPSAQELLISIGFVSIEVCAYILIVRLFPVLPVFKEKHTEESEQIIAEKAAFSKKVSGAE
- the hybE gene encoding hydrogenase-2 assembly chaperone, with protein sequence MYRHETTAAPNAPATQIVGFEDNPSELFLQEMQKTVPNMQDLPFYRQGIECFCPKFVLFEEQWIGTVLTPWMISVLVLPGPGQTWEARELGDKLNIQLPYKALTFTVSGLEQIPQYLSCSLQSPLDPGLSNQQAKQLTQDCLRMVLSINAEQPKLNQNRRNLFQAMLK
- the hybC gene encoding hydrogenase 2 large subunit, which encodes MTEKQRISIDPITRIEGHLRIDCEIENGKVTNAWSSGTMWRGMENIVKGADPRDAWMIMQRICGVCTTVHAIISVRAVEDAIGAKVPVNAQYIRNMILAAHNIHDHIVHFYQLSAMDWVDITAALQADPEKAAEMLKGVSTWSLNSANEFRNVQKKVQALVDSGQLGIFANGYFGHPAMKLPPEVNLIAVAHYLQALECQRDANRVVALLGGKTPHIQNLAIGGVANPINLDSQAVLNLERLMFVKSCIDRLTDFINQVYKVDAAVFGAYYPEWFELGKTSGNYLSVPEYPIDANNSVFMLKGGYVENYGLGTFREITQQKDDFVVKGIKESGKHAWYEDDQPLEPWAGLTRPKYTGWQDDGKYSWVKSPTFYGKVVEVGPLAYLMTGIAANDKPTMTHFNEIKALYQTLTGKELSVDALHSTMGRIIGRTVHCCAINDILGAQWQMLIDNIGKGDEVAYLKTEIPQSGEFRGVGFGEVPRGMLSHWVVIKDGKIENYQAVVPSTWNSGPRNENDEMGPYELSIIGTPIADPSKPLEVVRTIHSFDPCMSCAVHVVNTENGEVTEVKVL
- the dapD gene encoding 2,3,4,5-tetrahydropyridine-2,6-dicarboxylate N-succinyltransferase; translation: MSNLQNIIEAAFEKRAEITPKTVDAQTRVAIEEVIEGLDCGKYRVAEKIDGEWVTHQWLKKAVLLSFRINDNQLIDGAETKYYDKVALKFADYTEERFQQEGFRVVPSATVRKGAYIAKNTVLMPSYVNIGAYVGEGTMVDTWATVGSCAQIGKNVHLSGGVGIGGVLEPLQANPTIIGDNCFIGARSEVVEGVIVEDGCVISMGVFIGQSTKIYDRETGEIHYGRVPAGSVVVSGSLPSKCGKYSLYCAVIVKKVDAKTLGKVGINELLRTIDE
- a CDS encoding HyaD/HybD family hydrogenase maturation endopeptidase: MKPLILGIGNILLGDEGIGVRIAQQLEENPSITAEFDVVDGGTCGMELLDLMANRQHIIVIDAVLANKAPGEIITLYDEQVPTFFSRKISPHQLGLCDVLSALKLTDEFPSHLCLIGIQPETLEPQMTLSQTVQNAFPAIFTALRQAATGYGLNFNQ
- the hybG gene encoding hydrogenase maturation factor HybG, which translates into the protein MCLGVPGQIVEIGDSALQLATVDVCGVQREVNISLICDQDPAELLHKWVLVHVGFAMSIIDEEEAKETQNALLAMSQLEHEVGDFLGLNQR